gatctagtttatattaaaaatggagggagtattatCTAATATGATTAGTGTTATTCCTTTTCTCCAGCTACATTTGCACACGATTTCTTTTGTCTGGAATGTTTATTTTGTACTTACTTAAAATACAATCTCTGTTTTTTAACCGATCACAGTAACAAATATGAAGCTAGCCAGATCTgttgtttcttaaaaaaaatctaagaagtTTCTGGTCTAAAATGGACCAGAGTTAAAAGCGAATTTAAATCTTATActatatagttaaatattttaaagtacTGTTTGACTGTTAGAGAGAATTAgaaacaataatataaatagtttttgtatgaataataatttagttatgtatttgaACACCATAGGTGAAGAAGTGggtaaaaaaacacattaataaTTTAAGAGAATCCGTTgtgaaaaggaaaacaaaagagagaatcTGTTATGTGTTTGCCGGGCAAACTTTGCCCTCATATTAGGCTAAAAATGGGTTAgaacaaactttaaaaatagaaaacaaaataaaatccaacaaataaatcaaaaaaggagaaaaaagagTTTGAAAGATACAACGGTGGATTCTATTTCAGACGCGCAAAAATCTCTGAAACCTGAAAAGTTGAGTGCTAAACATTCTCTTATATCATTGTCTTTTTCCATAGCTTGTTATTTGAGCTCTccttgttgttttttttattcctCCGACAAGGACGAGGTTCCAAGAGGACTTGGCTTCTTGTTCTACAATATAATATAAGCAAAATCAATTCAAGAGTTCAATGAGAAAGCATTCTTTTCATCGATGGCTCTTAACGGCCGTTCTTGTGGTTTTCCTCTCGTCTTCTTGCACATTTGCCTCGAAAAAAAAAGAGGGGAAAAAGAAGACGAAAAGTAAGGAGGTTACTTATGATGGAACATCCTTGATCGTCAATGGCAAAAGAGAGCTTCTTTTTTCTGGCTCTATTCATTATCCTCGCAGCACTCCtgaagtatatatatacatttcaaTCAAATAAATATCTGTTTAGTTTTTCTTGTAGGTTTCTTTGTATTGATATAGAGATTCTTGGATTTTTTCTAGATGTGGCCAAGTATCATCAAGAGAGCGAAACAAGGCGGTTTGAACACCATTCAAACATATGTTTTCTGGAATGTACATGAGCCTGAACAAGGAAAGGTAGTTACAAACTCAAACCGATTTGTTTGAATCGTCTTCAAACAtataaaacattacatatatttggattttaagaaatttttgtgtttgttttcatTAGTTCAACTTTTCGGGACGAGCTGATTTGGTGAAGTTCATAAAGTTGATTGAGAAGAATGGCATGTACGTGACATTGAGGCTTGGACCGTTTATCCAAGCTGAATGGACTCATGGGTaataataaattcaataatctcttctttttaatttttcttattccTTTCTTAAATTTTACCATAATGTTTTACgtgatttgttttatattagAGGACTTCCTTATTGGCTTAGAGAAGTTCCTGGAATTTTCTTCCGTACAGACAATAAACAATTCAAGGTATTACATTTGAACAAATGTGTGACTTTGTTACAAGTAAAGAGATTAACATAtatgacaacaaaaaaaactactGCAGCAACATACAGAGAGATATGTACGGATGGTACTCGACAAAATGAAGGAGGAAAAATTGTTTGCTTCACAAGGAGGCCCCATTATATTAGGACAGGTCTCGCACAAAAATCCTAACACACATATACCTAATGATCTTTATAAATATGAACGGTTTTGTAATGAATATGAATTGCAGATAGAGAACGAGTATAGCGCGGTTCAACGTGCATATAAACAAGACGGAGTAAACTACATTAAATGGGGATCAAAGTTGGTCGACTCAATGAATCTTGGGATCCCATGGGTTATGTGCAAGCAGAACGATGCTCCTGATCCTATGGTAAAGTCGTTATAATGTATAAGTTGTGTTTTGTCTGAAATGGAAGAAAATGTTTTATAGGATTTGCAAAAACATTGAAACAGATCAATGCTTGCAATGGAAGGCATTGCGGTGATACTTTCCCTGGTCCAAACAAAGATAACAAACCGTCTTTATGGACTGAGAACTGGACAACTCAGtgagtttttactcttttagttaaaaaatgTAGAAACTTGAGATTTATTCATGAAAGTCCATGGTTTAAGAACAAAATTTACTACAACAGGTTCCGTGTGTTTGGCGATTCGCCAGTTAAAAGATCAGTAGAAGATATTGCTTTCTCAGTTGCTCGCTTCTTCTCCAAGAATGGAAGTCATGTGAACTACTACATGGTATTATAATAACCCCTTGAATTCTACTAAACTGCCTTTAAAATCTTACAATAGAAATTATTGTTCAAAAATGGGTATTTATTGTGTTATAAATCTTGTAGTACCATGGAGGAACCAACTTCGGAAGAACCTCTGCCCATTATGTAACCACTAGATACTACGATGATGCACCTCTTGATGAATATGGTTTAGAGAAAGAGCCTAAGTATGGTCATCTTAAACATCTTCACAACGCTCTTAACCTCTGCAAGAAACCACTTCTTTGGGGTCAGCCTCGAACCGAGAAGCCTGGAAAAGATACAGAGGTATCAAAATAGCATGTATTACTCATCAAGAAAGATTCCGTTATTTAGAAATTACtcaactatttatatttttttgtaattacaGATTAGATACTACGAACAGCCCGGAACTAAATCTTGTGCAGCTTTCTTGGCTAACAACAACACCGAAGCTGCAGAAACCATTAAATTCAGGGGGAAAGAATACGTGATAGCTCCTCGTTCCATTAGTATTCTTCCAGATTGTAAAACTGTTGTTTACAACACTGCACAGGTgaagaaaacattattaaactctGGTGTATTCAAGGAAAAACAATAACAAAGTTAATAACGTGTTATTGTTTATTTGGACTTGACCAGATTGTTTCTCACCACACTTCAAGAAACTTTATGAAGTCTAAGAAGGCGAACAAGAAGTTTGATTTCAAAGTGTTCACCGAGCCATTGCCTAAAAAGCTAGAAGGTAACAATTACGTACCCGTTGAGCTTTACGGTTTGACTAAAGACAAATCAGACTATGGATGGTACACAACAAGGTAAATACTCATTtcatttgattatatatatataaaagaaacaaCGAAGAGAATCTTGACGTTAGTTTTGCCTTACAGCTTCAAGGTCCATAAGAAGCAATTACCTAAGAAGAAAGGAGCTAAAACTGATCTGAGGATTGCT
This sequence is a window from Raphanus sativus cultivar WK10039 unplaced genomic scaffold, ASM80110v3 Scaffold5114, whole genome shotgun sequence. Protein-coding genes within it:
- the LOC130507664 gene encoding beta-galactosidase 11-like, whose translation is MRKHSFHRWLLTAVLVVFLSSSCTFASKKKEGKKKTKSKEVTYDGTSLIVNGKRELLFSGSIHYPRSTPEMWPSIIKRAKQGGLNTIQTYVFWNVHEPEQGKFNFSGRADLVKFIKLIEKNGMYVTLRLGPFIQAEWTHGGLPYWLREVPGIFFRTDNKQFKQHTERYVRMVLDKMKEEKLFASQGGPIILGQIENEYSAVQRAYKQDGVNYIKWGSKLVDSMNLGIPWVMCKQNDAPDPMINACNGRHCGDTFPGPNKDNKPSLWTENWTTQFRVFGDSPVKRSVEDIAFSVARFFSKNGSHVNYYMYHGGTNFGRTSAHYVTTRYYDDAPLDEYGLEKEPKYGHLKHLHNALNLCKKPLLWGQPRTEKPGKDTEIRYYEQPGTKSCAAFLANNNTEAAETIKFRGKEYVIAPRSISILPDCKTVVYNTAQIVSHHTSRNFMKSKKANKKFDFKVFTEPLPKKLEGNNYVPVELYGLTKDKSDYGWYTTSFKVHKKQLPKKKGAKTDLRIASLGHALHVWFNGKYLGNGHGSHDEKSFVFQKPVTLKAGENHLVMLGVLTGFPDSGSYLEHRYTGPRSVSILGLSSGTLDLTESSKWGNKVGMEGERLRIQTGKGLKKVKWEKFSGKAPGMTWYQTYFDAPESESAAAIRMSGMGKGLIWVNGEGVGRYWMSFLNPLNQSTQVEYHIPRSFLKPKKNLLVIFEEE